The stretch of DNA TTGCAAACTTTCATTTGAGGCTGGGGCTAAATCGCTTTGCTGACGTATGGCAATGTAATCTGGTTGCCAGCCGCGGCCAGTGAGAATATCTACTGCAAGTTTTTCAATCTGGATTAGTGAGTGCGTATTACGCTCACTCAGATCCAACACGCGCGTACGAACTTCCTTCAAGACTTTTTGAAGTTCGGGTGCCTCTAGACGTTCTTCGATAGAGAGATAGCCATTGCGAGAGGAGAGGGCAAGACCGTCTTCGGCGCGAATGGTTTCCCCTGGGATGATGTCAACTGGGAGGGTGAACTGTTTTGCCATCTGACGAATAATCATCAGTTGCTGGTAATCTTTTTTGCCGAAGACTGCTACTTTGGGTTGTACGCAAGATAGAAGCTTAAGCACAACAGTGCAAACACCTTTAAAGAAGCCAGGGCGGAATTCACCTTCTAGGATGTCTCCAAGCTGTTGAGGCGGATCTACACGGTATTCTTGAGGCTGTGGATATAGATCGCGCTCAGTGGGCGCAAACAAGATATACACACCTTCTTTTTCAAGCTTATCAATATCCGCCTGCATAGTGCGCGGATAGCTATCAAAATCTTCATTTGGACCAAACTGTAGGCGGTTCACAAAGATACTGGCAACTACTGGATCACCATGTTGCCTAGCAAGACGCATCAGTGATAAGTGACCTTCATGGAGATTGCCCATGGTTGGCACAAAGGACGCACGATTTTGACCGCGCAAATGGTCGCGCAGCTCTTGTATATCGCTAATAATTTTCATGCAACAGGGGTATAGGCAAGGCGAACGTAGATTGGAGCGTATGGCTCTGCTTGGGTAATTTCAACTAAAGCCTCGCGTGAGAGCTCTAGCATCGCAATGAAGTTCACGATGACGACCGGAATACCTTTACCAGATTTGATGGCATCTTCAAATAGCTCGCCAAACTCGACAAAGCGTGTGTTTTGTAAGCGACGCAAGATGCGCGTCATGAAATCGCGAACAGATAATTCTTCACGGGTAATAGTATGGTGTTGATTCAGTTTTGCGCGATGAAGCACATCACGCCAAGCCATCTGTAGGTCATCTTGATTAACCTCAGGCCAAGTCACTGCAATAGTGGTGTCGACATAACCATGGGCAACTTGAAAATCACGCCCTTGTTGTGGAATTTGGTCAAGCTCTTGTGCAGCCAGTTTCATGCGCTCGTATTCTAGGAGGCGACGAACCAATTCTGCACGAGGATCTTCAACCTCTTCATCGCTATCAGCCTTCTTCATTGGAAGTAGCATGCGAGATTTAATCTCGATCAACATGGCCGCCATTAAAAGATATTCGGCAGCAAGTTCTAAGTTGTGATGACGGATTTGATCGATGTAGCTCAGATACTGCTGAGTTACCTGTGCCATTGGA from Polynucleobacter duraquae encodes:
- the panC gene encoding pantoate--beta-alanine ligase, whose product is MKIISDIQELRDHLRGQNRASFVPTMGNLHEGHLSLMRLARQHGDPVVASIFVNRLQFGPNEDFDSYPRTMQADIDKLEKEGVYILFAPTERDLYPQPQEYRVDPPQQLGDILEGEFRPGFFKGVCTVVLKLLSCVQPKVAVFGKKDYQQLMIIRQMAKQFTLPVDIIPGETIRAEDGLALSSRNGYLSIEERLEAPELQKVLKEVRTRVLDLSERNTHSLIQIEKLAVDILTGRGWQPDYIAIRQQSDLAPASNESLQADEPLVILTAAKLGKTRLIDNLEI
- a CDS encoding segregation and condensation protein A; amino-acid sequence: MSSAFAKLYGEPLFKLPTDLYIPPDALEVFLEAFEGPLDLLLYLIRKQNFNVLDIPMAQVTQQYLSYIDQIRHHNLELAAEYLLMAAMLIEIKSRMLLPMKKADSDEEVEDPRAELVRRLLEYERMKLAAQELDQIPQQGRDFQVAHGYVDTTIAVTWPEVNQDDLQMAWRDVLHRAKLNQHHTITREELSVRDFMTRILRRLQNTRFVEFGELFEDAIKSGKGIPVVIVNFIAMLELSREALVEITQAEPYAPIYVRLAYTPVA